One part of the Aurantibacillus circumpalustris genome encodes these proteins:
- a CDS encoding PKD domain-containing protein produces MKSKIHERITLKLNLMRKKIIRNTSLLLLAAFASQGNAQTTVSICNGGNAAVTAVNSLNLSSPTYSMNPGGLTSTNATFAVAPAAATSYTLYVTGTNSNSAVVTTSNTVLVYVNGTSYSLSSPQAYTLGCGSKSFCVVSINGANTSPVAGGAVSYTLLIPGGSGIMPTGTLSSLSVYTVNATGVYTVAVRDNVNFCTTQTPFTITQNTAAPNISATVPQQILDCNVPSVQLQGNSSTPNVSYLWSFISTPNYIAANTITINTNSAAPTTTLIDNYTLTVTDLNNACTSTTIIPMYQNTFPPIAAIASNMSPTSCQHTVVLTNQSMTGIPSNSPFPTNLVVAGYLWIPPSPSQSTLALSSTYTAQTSGIYTMTVMDMNNGCTATSTINVNIGPAAAFAHTLTGGQAIFNDMSSNTSNNTTFYWNFGDGNTSTLQNPTHNYLFGGAYFVKLKITKPTGISGIFCTDSVIQSLNVSGVACSANSNFSMVPTGTAQVWNVIPNYPWNISSASWNWGDGSSSNTLYTSHQYSAAGMYNICLSVTVSCGDTSTSCTSYSVYRTTQEAMILEVNVTAPELISGLTSVETNGQLNWSIVPNPNTGEFKLNLNTTEAVRIVISDLAGRIVHTQFIESNSSPTVLAGNLLPGMYLVTLESGNLKTTKRMVIYH; encoded by the coding sequence ATGAAATCGAAGATTCACGAACGCATTACTCTCAAATTAAATCTTATGAGAAAAAAAATTATCAGAAATACATCACTACTCTTGTTAGCAGCATTTGCCTCGCAAGGGAACGCCCAGACAACCGTTTCAATATGCAATGGCGGCAACGCTGCGGTGACCGCGGTAAACAGCTTAAATTTATCGAGTCCCACCTACTCCATGAATCCCGGCGGGCTTACTTCCACAAATGCAACGTTTGCAGTAGCACCTGCTGCTGCTACTAGTTACACATTATACGTAACTGGCACTAATAGTAATTCAGCTGTTGTAACTACCTCTAACACAGTTTTGGTATACGTAAACGGAACAAGTTATTCACTTAGCTCTCCTCAGGCCTACACGCTTGGCTGCGGCTCAAAAAGTTTTTGCGTGGTAAGCATAAATGGTGCAAACACTTCGCCAGTAGCTGGTGGTGCGGTTAGCTATACACTTTTAATTCCCGGTGGCTCTGGTATTATGCCCACAGGCACTTTATCGTCGCTATCGGTATACACGGTTAATGCTACAGGTGTTTACACTGTGGCAGTAAGAGACAATGTTAATTTTTGTACAACACAAACACCGTTTACTATTACGCAAAATACCGCAGCTCCAAACATCAGTGCAACAGTCCCACAACAAATATTAGATTGTAATGTACCTTCGGTTCAATTGCAAGGAAATAGCAGTACGCCAAATGTTTCCTATTTATGGAGTTTTATTAGCACGCCTAATTATATTGCGGCAAATACCATCACTATAAATACAAATTCTGCAGCACCAACAACGACGTTAATTGACAATTACACCCTTACAGTAACAGATCTTAACAACGCTTGTACAAGCACGACCATTATTCCGATGTATCAAAATACATTTCCACCAATCGCTGCAATAGCTAGCAATATGTCACCCACCTCGTGTCAACATACCGTTGTTCTTACCAACCAAAGTATGACTGGTATACCTTCAAATTCTCCATTTCCAACTAACTTAGTTGTGGCAGGTTATTTATGGATCCCGCCCTCACCATCGCAATCTACGTTAGCATTGAGCAGTACCTATACCGCACAAACCTCAGGTATTTATACAATGACCGTGATGGATATGAACAATGGCTGCACCGCTACTTCAACCATTAATGTTAATATTGGGCCTGCGGCAGCGTTTGCGCACACCTTAACTGGTGGGCAGGCTATTTTTAATGACATGTCTTCCAACACGAGTAATAACACAACCTTTTATTGGAACTTCGGCGACGGTAACACTTCCACACTTCAGAATCCTACTCACAACTACCTTTTTGGTGGTGCCTACTTCGTTAAACTAAAAATAACAAAACCAACTGGAATATCTGGAATCTTTTGCACGGACAGTGTCATTCAGTCCTTAAATGTTTCTGGAGTTGCCTGTTCAGCGAATTCAAATTTTTCAATGGTTCCAACCGGAACTGCACAGGTTTGGAATGTTATACCAAATTACCCTTGGAATATAAGCTCGGCCAGCTGGAACTGGGGAGATGGATCCTCTTCCAACACACTCTACACCTCCCACCAATACTCAGCTGCGGGTATGTACAACATTTGTCTTTCTGTTACGGTTTCTTGTGGTGATACATCTACTTCCTGCACGTCTTACAGCGTTTACCGCACTACTCAAGAAGCCATGATCCTTGAAGTGAATGTAACAGCACCAGAACTTATCTCCGGCTTAACATCTGTAGAAACTAACGGGCAGCTTAACTGGAGTATTGTACCAAATCCAAATACAGGAGAATTTAAACTAAATCTTAATACTACTGAAGCCGTTCGAATTGTCATCAGCGATCTTGCTGGGCGCATTGTACACACTCAATTTATTGAATCGAATTCAAGTCCAACTGTCCTCGCCGGCAATCTCTTGCCAGGCATGTATCTGGTGACTTTGGAAAGCGGCAACCTGAAGACCACAAAACGAATGGTGATCTATCATTAG
- a CDS encoding PKD domain-containing protein → MKLNIIWILSTSLFFTACHKRKYEDEKVQLKKEDIYMTGYINNEPISLKIGTDGYYCYSSHQQRSDSIYVFEGELKKFDCNPCPTSLKLELSDYRQRLPDESVPIDSSLKIGSRNFIPGMPRINTVRFTAHSNKDVSSITWNLSNGKTSKDAVFSCEFEQQGVHTVSLTVRTKNNCESRVINKIFAGGESGLFVCSVTAELVQNNTSEFKPNITGGKAPYSFIWSFGDGTTSTSSVQTHDYKWAGSYPVKLQIKDAENNTCESNYIHIAGNDNSSCAANMSLSNTGSRNAFLDGVKIQWTDESNMVFKSDNIGQPAESYFEIVKSEAYAANERGETGRLLTLRFNVLLSNGSRKYWFKSDNTALVVTYK, encoded by the coding sequence ATGAAATTAAATATTATTTGGATACTTAGCACCTCGCTCTTTTTCACAGCCTGTCATAAAAGAAAATACGAGGATGAAAAAGTACAACTTAAAAAGGAAGACATTTATATGACTGGCTACATAAACAATGAGCCTATCTCTTTAAAAATAGGTACTGATGGCTACTATTGTTATTCTTCGCATCAGCAGCGCAGCGACAGTATTTATGTATTTGAAGGCGAGTTGAAAAAATTTGACTGTAATCCTTGTCCGACTTCTTTGAAATTAGAATTATCAGACTATCGGCAACGCTTACCAGATGAATCGGTTCCTATTGACTCATCTCTTAAGATCGGAAGCCGCAATTTTATCCCTGGTATGCCAAGAATTAATACGGTGAGATTTACTGCGCATTCAAATAAGGATGTATCCTCAATTACGTGGAATTTGAGTAATGGCAAAACATCAAAAGATGCAGTTTTTAGTTGTGAATTTGAACAGCAGGGAGTGCATACTGTTTCGCTTACTGTACGAACAAAAAATAATTGTGAAAGCAGAGTGATTAACAAGATTTTTGCTGGCGGTGAAAGCGGTTTATTTGTTTGCAGTGTGACGGCAGAACTTGTTCAAAACAACACGTCTGAATTCAAACCAAACATCACAGGTGGAAAAGCGCCTTATAGTTTTATCTGGAGTTTTGGTGACGGAACAACAAGTACCTCATCTGTACAAACGCATGATTACAAATGGGCTGGCAGTTATCCCGTTAAATTGCAAATTAAAGATGCAGAAAATAATACTTGCGAATCGAATTACATTCACATTGCGGGGAATGATAATTCTTCATGTGCTGCAAACATGTCACTTTCTAATACAGGTAGTAGAAATGCTTTTTTAGATGGCGTAAAAATTCAATGGACAGATGAATCGAATATGGTTTTTAAATCTGATAACATTGGTCAACCTGCAGAGAGTTATTTTGAAATTGTAAAGTCGGAAGCTTACGCCGCTAATGAGAGAGGTGAAACAGGACGCTTGCTGACTTTACGATTCAATGTTTTGTTATCTAACGGAAGTCGCAAATACTGGTTTAAAAGTGATAATACTGCACTTGTAGTAACCTATAAATAA
- a CDS encoding RNA polymerase sigma factor, with translation MEIQPELIERCQKGDRKAENELYKILYSFLLSICLRYIRQDEKAREMLNIGFCRTLLNINKYKPVAPFQYWARRIMINVLINEHKKEKLHYGHHNYVETYNDDKKYSEINAALEKFNMNRIEMCIEKLPPASRQVFNLFIIDGYSHAEIAGMLSISEGTSKWHLNAAREKLKEMLVEKKIKLEI, from the coding sequence ATGGAAATTCAGCCGGAATTAATTGAGCGCTGCCAAAAAGGCGACAGAAAGGCTGAAAATGAATTATACAAAATATTGTACAGTTTTCTCTTGAGCATTTGCCTAAGATATATCCGTCAAGATGAAAAGGCACGCGAAATGCTCAACATCGGTTTTTGTCGGACACTTCTCAATATTAACAAATACAAACCTGTTGCCCCTTTTCAATATTGGGCTAGAAGAATTATGATTAATGTTCTAATTAATGAACATAAGAAAGAAAAATTGCATTACGGACATCATAATTATGTTGAGACATATAATGACGATAAAAAATACTCTGAAATTAATGCTGCACTTGAAAAATTCAATATGAACCGCATTGAAATGTGCATTGAAAAATTACCGCCTGCAAGCAGACAAGTTTTTAACCTTTTTATTATTGATGGTTATTCTCATGCTGAAATAGCGGGTATGCTTTCTATTTCAGAAGGAACGTCGAAGTGGCATCTCAACGCTGCAAGAGAAAAGCTAAAGGAAATGTTGGTAGAAAAAAAAATTAAACTAGAAATTTAA
- a CDS encoding energy transducer TonB, which produces MKHVAIFIFLSFSLLTAAQNPFGEKPKPKPAQQEEIHSDIEKMPQFPGGPEAMQKYLEDNLAQPAVIRGICSSRKLIIAFVVEKDGSLSQVDIVKSIEGCPDFDFDVLRVVKNMPKWDPGFLNGYQVRCYYKMPIYIG; this is translated from the coding sequence ATGAAACATGTTGCAATTTTTATTTTTTTAAGTTTTTCTTTACTAACGGCGGCTCAGAACCCATTCGGTGAAAAGCCTAAACCAAAACCTGCACAGCAAGAGGAAATTCATTCCGATATAGAAAAAATGCCGCAATTTCCTGGAGGCCCCGAAGCCATGCAAAAATATCTTGAAGATAATTTAGCGCAACCAGCGGTAATACGCGGAATATGTAGCTCGCGAAAATTAATTATTGCATTTGTTGTAGAAAAAGATGGTAGCCTCAGCCAAGTAGATATTGTAAAAAGTATCGAAGGATGTCCTGATTTTGATTTTGATGTACTGCGCGTTGTTAAGAACATGCCAAAATGGGACCCCGGTTTTTTAAATGGTTACCAGGTAAGGTGCTACTATAAAATGCCAATTTATATAGGTTGA
- a CDS encoding fibronectin type III domain-containing protein, which translates to MRFFLLTVLSVFFLKINSQSLANYSTTRNTGVTYASINLTGSSFPSWRNSTSFTQDDNRSDFTNIGFDFWYDGTRYTQFCVSTNGFLDFSSSTDDGGAQGDDFGYSNAALTTANAANATRPAIAPFYDDLTAQGGTSALSNSLKYSLSGSAPNRTLTVEWINMAVYNNVTPSLNFQVKLVEGTGKIIVHYGVMNSGNNTFSYSMGINGPTMSNTPTSAQLKELQAANGNSFSNAVQNNLSAMPAASSQYIFTPVVPTAVSGNLTFSGVSQTAITLNWPNWASNEVGYVVYNSTDGVNYDFVTQTTANATSYAATGLLPSTTYFWRLYAVTEGCLSSPLSGSQITNPAGNKVSNSTGNWNTAGIWTPNGVPTAADNVTIANGHVVSINASGQCNNLIVGQGGASTLQFSGNTNRTLVVNNNITVNNAGVFTLMSSSNATHSVTLEGNMTNNGTINFALNANNGSVDVLFDKDGTQTVSGTGATTSFNRINVSLGTEITNTLNITSSNFSAASNFLDLTAGTLKISTTNAVNITPFTAAVTVSANTGIILNASNLTVNTGAGVTLFGEINLVNGILNIGNAADEDLNSNGGTISVSGGTLNIAGKLDGSGINNICDFNISGGVVVVPTFGSTNTTIAPFHISSPGSQCNMTGGTIVIQREGGTGAQDLGFTNTGTSGAIVTGGTLQIGNGSTPAAQIMNMNTDNQIQNLVISSANVTVRLITNPLIVGDNINILSGTLNANNLGISLGGNWSNAGTYTPGTGTLTFNGSGAQTIFKSGGEIVNALTFSGSGTKTFLSPVTANSSFSISSGVTVDVNTSNFGLTVKGNFTNNGTFNARNGLLTLNGTSAQSIGGSSTTDFFDITLNNSTGASLSNAENLKGTLTLTSGAFNANGQIFTMISDATNTARIAQITGGDYLGNVTIQRFAPGGTTGWAFLGSPISSALTLNDWDDNMAISCATCPDGNAGGFLSIYTYNEAVPGVYDAPASYVPLSTINDPIVAGKGYWVYLGTGLNTTSDITLDLTGTPRKGAYSIPLNYTNSGSTADDGWNLITNPYPSPISWTALRAATSNIDNAIYVYNADLNSGTGGFASFVNGISSPAVGSGGIGNSIAMGQGFYVHSTGATALNALESNKIAANPTFLKSSSATNSQPLMRLLLKGANAYEDETVLYFEQGANDFFDEGFDSYKMRGQDPNAASIATEFNTEVFQINGIAPVTGNHTTPLKVLTGVSGNYTITADNIGSFPKGACITLFDKFTSITTDLKSSDYAFNLSDTTSVARFDLNITLNLLNINSTTEQPTCQKTDKGQIIVKGNSAGPWNYYWKLNGNIIQTSLNKSTADTLGDLTFGSFDLEINTVGMCDNNESSFTINQQISPLANFTSVDTLYLDASPSVQFTNNSANSISSYWDFGTGQDFSTSDSPLFSYNLEGTYDVNLVVTSSTGCADTAFKTLRVLSNLVGINNISATNNNFLVKSLNNNSFGISTHFDDVTFINAQIADASGKIVLRFEPQTTNNLNLEFSLNNSAKGIYYLSVTTTTGKKVVKLLVH; encoded by the coding sequence ATGAGATTTTTTCTTTTAACCGTTCTTTCCGTTTTCTTTTTAAAAATTAATTCGCAATCTCTCGCAAACTACTCTACCACAAGAAATACAGGAGTTACTTATGCGTCTATTAACCTTACAGGATCCTCTTTTCCCTCTTGGAGAAATTCAACATCTTTCACTCAAGATGATAACCGATCTGATTTTACGAATATTGGTTTCGATTTTTGGTACGACGGTACACGTTATACACAGTTTTGTGTATCAACAAATGGATTTCTTGATTTCTCTTCTTCTACAGATGACGGTGGAGCACAAGGTGACGATTTTGGTTATTCGAATGCTGCATTAACAACTGCAAACGCAGCAAACGCTACCAGACCAGCAATTGCACCGTTTTATGATGATTTAACCGCACAAGGTGGAACCAGTGCTTTATCAAACAGTCTAAAATATTCTTTGTCTGGTTCGGCACCAAATAGAACATTAACGGTTGAATGGATAAACATGGCAGTATACAATAATGTTACGCCAAGTCTTAATTTTCAGGTAAAATTGGTTGAAGGTACTGGGAAAATTATTGTCCACTATGGCGTAATGAACTCTGGTAATAATACCTTTTCATATTCAATGGGAATTAACGGACCTACAATGTCCAACACCCCAACAAGTGCACAATTAAAAGAATTACAAGCAGCAAATGGTAATAGTTTTAGTAATGCAGTTCAAAATAATTTATCTGCAATGCCTGCCGCGTCTTCTCAATATATCTTTACACCTGTTGTACCAACTGCGGTTTCAGGTAACTTAACTTTTTCTGGAGTTTCGCAAACTGCTATTACTTTAAATTGGCCTAACTGGGCAAGTAACGAGGTTGGTTATGTCGTTTATAATTCAACCGATGGAGTTAACTACGATTTCGTTACCCAAACTACTGCCAACGCTACAAGTTATGCTGCTACTGGTTTGTTGCCTTCTACAACTTATTTTTGGCGCCTTTATGCAGTAACAGAAGGCTGTTTGAGTTCGCCTTTATCTGGCTCTCAAATAACAAACCCAGCTGGCAATAAAGTTTCTAATTCAACTGGAAACTGGAATACAGCAGGGATATGGACTCCAAATGGCGTTCCAACTGCAGCTGATAATGTAACTATCGCCAATGGGCACGTTGTAAGTATTAATGCAAGCGGACAATGTAACAATTTAATAGTTGGTCAGGGTGGCGCAAGTACTCTACAATTCAGTGGTAATACTAATCGCACGTTAGTAGTTAATAATAATATCACGGTTAACAATGCCGGTGTTTTTACGCTAATGTCTAGCTCTAATGCTACACACAGCGTTACTTTGGAAGGAAACATGACTAATAACGGTACAATTAATTTTGCTCTTAATGCAAATAATGGCAGTGTTGATGTTTTGTTTGATAAAGACGGTACTCAAACTGTAAGCGGAACGGGTGCTACCACAAGTTTTAATAGAATCAATGTGAGTTTAGGAACTGAGATCACAAACACACTAAATATAACGAGTTCAAATTTTTCAGCTGCAAGTAATTTTCTTGATTTAACTGCAGGTACTCTTAAGATCTCTACAACAAATGCAGTTAATATAACTCCATTCACAGCCGCTGTAACAGTATCAGCTAATACAGGGATAATTCTAAACGCATCGAATCTAACAGTTAATACCGGTGCGGGCGTGACATTGTTTGGGGAAATAAATTTAGTAAATGGAATTCTAAATATTGGTAATGCAGCAGATGAAGATTTGAATTCTAATGGTGGTACTATTAGTGTTTCTGGCGGAACTTTAAATATTGCCGGTAAACTCGACGGTTCTGGAATAAATAACATCTGTGATTTTAATATTAGTGGTGGTGTGGTTGTGGTTCCTACTTTTGGTTCAACAAATACAACAATAGCACCTTTCCATATTTCTAGTCCAGGCTCCCAGTGTAATATGACCGGTGGAACTATCGTTATTCAGAGAGAAGGCGGCACGGGAGCTCAAGATCTTGGTTTTACAAATACCGGAACAAGTGGGGCTATTGTAACTGGTGGCACCTTGCAAATTGGTAACGGTTCTACACCTGCAGCACAGATAATGAATATGAATACAGATAATCAAATACAAAATTTGGTAATCAGTAGTGCAAATGTTACAGTACGTTTAATTACTAATCCGCTAATAGTTGGAGATAATATCAATATTCTATCAGGTACTTTAAACGCAAATAATCTTGGTATAAGTTTAGGTGGAAATTGGAGTAACGCAGGCACTTATACACCTGGAACTGGAACCCTTACATTTAATGGCTCTGGAGCACAAACAATTTTTAAATCGGGTGGAGAAATAGTTAATGCCCTAACTTTTAGCGGAAGCGGAACTAAAACATTTTTATCTCCCGTTACAGCTAATAGTAGCTTTTCAATCTCTTCAGGTGTAACTGTTGATGTAAATACTTCAAATTTCGGATTAACAGTAAAAGGAAACTTTACTAATAACGGTACATTTAATGCAAGAAATGGTTTACTAACCTTAAACGGAACTAGCGCTCAAAGTATTGGTGGATCTAGCACAACCGATTTTTTTGACATAACTTTAAATAATTCTACAGGAGCGTCTTTGAGTAACGCCGAAAATTTAAAAGGAACCTTAACACTCACAAGTGGCGCGTTTAATGCAAATGGTCAAATATTTACAATGATATCTGATGCTACCAATACAGCGCGAATTGCTCAAATCACCGGAGGAGATTATTTAGGAAATGTTACTATACAGCGCTTTGCTCCCGGAGGAACTACCGGTTGGGCGTTTTTAGGATCTCCAATTTCTTCAGCATTAACTCTAAATGATTGGGATGACAACATGGCGATAAGTTGCGCAACATGTCCTGATGGAAACGCAGGAGGCTTCCTGTCAATCTATACATACAATGAGGCTGTACCTGGCGTTTACGATGCACCTGCTTCTTATGTACCGCTGAGTACAATTAATGATCCTATTGTTGCTGGAAAAGGGTATTGGGTATATCTTGGTACAGGCTTAAATACAACTTCAGACATCACACTTGATCTTACTGGAACACCAAGAAAAGGAGCCTATTCTATTCCGCTTAATTATACAAACTCTGGTTCAACAGCAGATGATGGCTGGAACTTAATTACTAATCCTTATCCTTCTCCAATAAGTTGGACTGCCTTAAGAGCAGCAACTAGTAATATTGATAATGCGATTTATGTTTACAACGCCGACCTTAATTCCGGAACAGGTGGTTTTGCTAGTTTCGTAAATGGCATTAGTAGTCCAGCAGTCGGCTCGGGTGGAATAGGAAATTCAATCGCAATGGGTCAAGGTTTTTATGTGCATTCTACAGGTGCAACAGCTTTAAACGCTTTAGAGTCAAACAAAATCGCAGCCAATCCCACTTTTCTTAAATCTTCAAGTGCAACAAACAGTCAACCGTTAATGCGTCTTTTACTTAAAGGTGCAAACGCCTATGAAGATGAAACGGTACTTTATTTTGAACAAGGTGCCAACGATTTTTTTGACGAAGGCTTTGATTCATATAAAATGCGTGGACAAGATCCTAACGCAGCATCCATCGCAACAGAATTTAATACAGAAGTTTTTCAAATAAATGGAATAGCGCCTGTAACGGGAAATCATACAACGCCGTTAAAAGTACTTACGGGTGTAAGTGGTAATTACACAATTACTGCAGATAATATTGGGTCTTTTCCAAAGGGAGCTTGTATTACACTATTCGATAAGTTTACTTCTATTACAACAGATTTAAAGTCTTCTGATTATGCGTTTAACTTAAGTGATACAACTTCTGTAGCGCGCTTCGATCTTAACATCACACTTAACCTTCTAAATATTAATTCAACAACAGAGCAGCCTACATGTCAAAAAACAGATAAAGGACAAATTATTGTCAAAGGAAATAGTGCCGGACCATGGAATTATTATTGGAAATTAAATGGAAATATAATTCAAACTAGTTTGAATAAATCTACTGCTGATACTCTAGGCGATTTAACTTTTGGTAGTTTTGACCTTGAAATAAATACTGTTGGAATGTGCGATAATAACGAAAGTTCGTTTACAATCAATCAACAAATTTCTCCTCTGGCAAATTTCACAAGCGTTGATACTTTGTATTTGGATGCGTCTCCGTCTGTTCAGTTTACAAACAACTCTGCTAATTCTATCTCAAGTTATTGGGATTTTGGTACGGGACAAGATTTCTCGACTAGTGATTCTCCTCTTTTTTCTTACAATTTAGAAGGTACTTACGATGTGAATCTCGTTGTAACCAGCAGCACTGGTTGTGCGGATACAGCTTTTAAAACACTAAGAGTTTTATCAAATTTGGTTGGGATTAATAATATTAGCGCAACAAATAATAATTTCCTTGTAAAAAGTTTAAATAACAACTCTTTTGGAATTAGCACGCACTTTGATGATGTAACCTTTATTAATGCACAGATTGCGGATGCCTCTGGAAAAATTGTTTTACGTTTTGAACCGCAGACAACTAATAATTTAAATCTTGAGTTTAGTTTAAATAACAGTGCAAAAGGTATTTATTATTTAAGTGTAACAACAACTACAGGTAAAAAGGTTGTGAAGTTACTTGTTCATTAA